A genomic region of Pseudomonas sp. RSB 5.4 contains the following coding sequences:
- the hisD gene encoding histidinol dehydrogenase, protein MTAPTAIRRLNAADPDFAHHLDHLLSWESVSDDSVNQRVLDIIKAVRERGDAALVEFTQKFDGLEVASMADLILPRERLELALTRITVAQREALEKAAARVRSYHEKQKQDSWSYTEADGTVLGQKVTPLDRAGLYVPGGKASYPSSVLMNAIPAKVAGVTEVVMVVPTPRGEINELVLAAACIAGVDRVFTIGGAQAVAALAYGTESVPQVDKVVGPGNIYVATAKRHVFGQVGIDMIAGPSEILVVCDGQTDPDWIAMDLFSQAEHDEDAQAILVSPDAEFLDKVAASIDKLLPTMDRATIIETSINGRGALIHVRDMAQAIEVANRIAPEHLELSVADPQAWLPQIRHAGAIFMGRHTSEALGDYCAGPNHVLPTSGTARFSSPLGVYDFQKRSSIIFCSEAGASELGKTASVLARGESLSAHARSAEYRIKDADFLQGQGE, encoded by the coding sequence ATGACCGCACCGACTGCAATTCGCCGACTCAACGCTGCTGACCCGGATTTCGCGCATCATCTGGATCATCTGCTGAGCTGGGAAAGTGTGTCTGACGACTCGGTCAATCAGCGCGTGCTGGACATCATCAAGGCTGTGCGCGAGCGCGGTGACGCGGCGCTGGTCGAGTTCACCCAGAAGTTCGACGGCCTCGAAGTGGCGTCGATGGCCGACCTGATCCTGCCGCGCGAGCGTCTGGAACTGGCCCTGACTCGCATCACCGTGGCACAGCGCGAGGCGCTGGAAAAGGCCGCGGCGCGGGTGCGCAGCTATCACGAAAAACAGAAACAGGATTCCTGGAGCTACACCGAAGCCGACGGCACCGTGCTCGGGCAGAAGGTCACGCCGCTGGATCGCGCCGGCCTGTATGTGCCGGGCGGCAAGGCGTCGTACCCGTCTTCGGTGTTGATGAACGCGATTCCGGCCAAGGTCGCCGGCGTGACCGAAGTGGTCATGGTCGTGCCGACCCCGCGCGGTGAAATCAATGAGCTGGTGCTGGCGGCGGCCTGCATTGCCGGCGTTGACCGGGTGTTCACCATCGGCGGCGCGCAAGCGGTTGCCGCGTTGGCTTACGGCACCGAAAGCGTGCCACAGGTGGACAAGGTCGTCGGCCCGGGCAACATCTATGTCGCCACCGCCAAGCGTCACGTGTTCGGTCAGGTTGGCATCGACATGATCGCCGGCCCGTCGGAAATCCTCGTGGTCTGCGATGGCCAGACCGATCCGGACTGGATCGCCATGGACCTGTTCTCCCAGGCCGAGCACGACGAAGACGCCCAGGCGATTCTGGTCAGCCCGGACGCCGAGTTCCTCGACAAGGTCGCCGCCAGCATCGACAAACTGCTGCCGACCATGGACCGCGCGACCATCATCGAAACCTCGATCAATGGCCGTGGTGCGCTGATCCACGTGCGTGACATGGCGCAAGCCATCGAAGTCGCCAACCGCATCGCCCCGGAACACCTGGAGCTGTCGGTCGCCGACCCGCAAGCGTGGTTGCCGCAGATCCGTCACGCCGGCGCGATCTTCATGGGCCGCCACACCTCCGAGGCACTGGGCGACTACTGCGCCGGTCCGAACCACGTGCTGCCGACCTCCGGCACCGCGCGTTTCTCCTCGCCGCTGGGTGTGTACGACTTCCAGAAACGTTCGTCGATCATCTTCTGCTCCGAGGCCGGTGCTTCCGAGCTGGGCAAGACCGCTTCGGTGCTGGCGCGCGGCGAATCCCTCAGCGCGCACGCACGCAGCGCCGAATATCGCATTAAAGATGCAGACTTTCTGCAAGGGCAGGGGGAGTGA
- the hisC gene encoding histidinol-phosphate transaminase produces MSKFWSSFVKDLVPYVPGEQPKLTKLVKLNTNENPYGPSPKALAAMQTELNDNLRLYPDPNSDLLKTAVAHYYGVQSNQVFLGNGSDEVLAHIFHGLLQHEQPLLFPDISYSFYPVYCGLYGIQFDAVPLDAQFQINPADYAKPNGGIIFPNPNAPTGCLLALEAVEQILKASPDSVVVVDEAYIDFGGETAISLVDRYPNLLVTQTLSKSRSLAGLRVGLAVGHPDLIEALERIKNSFNSYPLDRLAIVGAAAAFEDREYFDKTCRLVIESREWVIAQLQAKGFEVLPSAANFIFARHPQHDAAGLAAKLREQGVIVRHFKQERIAQFLRISIGTPEQNQALIDGLGDL; encoded by the coding sequence ATGAGTAAATTCTGGAGCTCGTTCGTCAAGGATCTGGTGCCGTATGTGCCGGGCGAACAGCCGAAGCTGACCAAACTGGTCAAGCTCAATACCAACGAAAATCCCTACGGCCCGTCGCCCAAAGCACTGGCAGCGATGCAGACCGAGCTCAACGACAACCTGCGCCTGTACCCGGACCCGAACAGCGATCTGCTGAAAACCGCTGTCGCCCACTACTACGGCGTGCAGAGCAATCAGGTGTTCCTCGGCAACGGTTCGGACGAAGTGCTGGCGCACATCTTCCACGGTCTGCTGCAACACGAGCAGCCGCTGCTGTTCCCGGACATCAGCTACAGCTTCTATCCGGTGTATTGCGGTCTGTACGGCATCCAGTTCGATGCCGTGCCGCTGGACGCGCAGTTCCAGATCAACCCGGCCGACTACGCCAAACCGAACGGCGGGATCATTTTTCCCAATCCGAACGCACCGACCGGTTGCCTGCTGGCACTGGAAGCGGTCGAGCAGATCCTCAAGGCCAGCCCGGATTCGGTGGTGGTCGTGGATGAGGCCTACATCGACTTCGGCGGCGAAACCGCGATCAGTCTGGTGGATCGTTATCCGAATCTGCTGGTGACCCAGACCCTGTCCAAGTCGCGCTCGCTGGCCGGGCTGCGCGTCGGTCTGGCGGTGGGTCATCCGGATCTGATCGAAGCGCTGGAGCGGATCAAGAACAGCTTCAACTCCTATCCGCTGGATCGCCTGGCGATTGTCGGTGCGGCGGCGGCGTTCGAGGATCGCGAGTATTTCGACAAGACCTGCCGTCTGGTCATCGAAAGTCGCGAATGGGTGATCGCCCAGTTGCAGGCCAAAGGCTTTGAAGTGCTGCCGTCGGCGGCGAACTTCATCTTCGCCCGTCACCCGCAACACGATGCAGCAGGGCTGGCAGCCAAACTGCGCGAGCAGGGTGTGATCGTGCGTCACTTCAAGCAGGAGCGGATTGCCCAGTTCCTGCGGATTTCGATCGGTACGCCGGAGCAGAACCAGGCGCTTATCGACGGCCTCGGCGACCTTTGA